A stretch of Aeromicrobium tamlense DNA encodes these proteins:
- a CDS encoding LemA family protein, translated as MLIWIIVAIVVALVLFGVVAFNRLRTADIAAQEALGGIDVQLTRRADLIPNLVNAVKGYAAHERGVFEEVTAARAGVTEAARSGSVEQRAAAEARLERALVDVMAVAEAYPDLKASANFQHLQTELSDTEDKLSFARQYYNDAVRALNQLVRTIPWMFFTGVAGVKERTFYDAPAGQDAPPTVQF; from the coding sequence GTGCTGATCTGGATCATCGTCGCGATCGTCGTCGCCCTCGTGCTGTTCGGGGTCGTCGCGTTCAACCGGCTGCGCACGGCCGACATCGCCGCCCAGGAGGCGCTCGGCGGGATCGACGTGCAGCTGACCCGCCGCGCCGACCTCATCCCGAACCTCGTGAACGCCGTGAAGGGCTACGCCGCCCACGAGCGCGGCGTCTTCGAGGAGGTCACGGCCGCGCGCGCCGGCGTCACCGAGGCCGCCCGGTCGGGCTCGGTCGAGCAGCGCGCCGCTGCCGAGGCCCGCCTCGAGCGCGCGCTCGTCGACGTGATGGCCGTCGCCGAGGCGTACCCCGACCTCAAGGCCTCGGCGAACTTCCAGCACCTGCAGACCGAGCTGAGCGACACCGAGGACAAGCTGTCGTTCGCGCGCCAGTACTACAACGACGCCGTGCGGGCGCTCAACCAGCTGGTGCGCACGATCCCGTGGATGTTCTTCACGGGCGTCGCCGGCGTGAAGGAGCGCACCTTCTACGACGCTCCCGCCGGCCAGGACGCTCCTCCCACCGTCCAGTTCTGA
- a CDS encoding branched-chain amino acid aminotransferase codes for MTTPAFTPRIETNANARSDAERSEILADPGFGNHFTDHMFLTEWTPDRDWHDPRVVPYGPLSLDPATAVLHYAQEIFEGLKAYAHADGSVWLFRPEANAARMQRSAHRLALPELPVEWFIGSVRSLIETDRAWVPTGEERSLYLRPFMFASEVFLGVRPSQHVTYSVIASPAGAYFSEGIKPVDIWLSSEYSRAGAGGTGAAKCGGNYAASLLPQQEAATHGCAQVAFLDSVEHRWVEELGGMNLYFVHADGSIVTPELSGSILEGITRDSILAIAKDLGHDVIERKVSIDDWRDGVADGTITEVFACGTAAVVTPVGKLKWDGGEVVSAEGEPGKVTADIRSALVDIQYGRAEDRHGWMTRAV; via the coding sequence ATGACCACCCCTGCGTTCACCCCCCGGATCGAGACCAACGCGAACGCACGCAGCGACGCCGAGCGCTCGGAGATCCTCGCCGATCCCGGGTTCGGCAACCACTTCACCGACCACATGTTCCTGACCGAGTGGACGCCGGACCGCGACTGGCACGACCCCCGCGTCGTGCCGTACGGCCCGCTGTCGCTCGACCCGGCCACGGCGGTGCTGCACTACGCCCAGGAGATCTTCGAGGGCCTCAAGGCCTACGCCCACGCCGACGGCTCGGTGTGGCTGTTCCGTCCCGAGGCCAACGCGGCCCGGATGCAGCGCTCGGCGCACCGCCTCGCGCTGCCCGAGCTGCCGGTCGAGTGGTTCATCGGGTCGGTGCGGTCGCTGATCGAGACCGACCGCGCGTGGGTGCCCACGGGCGAGGAGCGCAGCCTCTACCTGCGCCCCTTCATGTTCGCGTCCGAGGTCTTCCTGGGCGTCCGGCCCAGCCAGCACGTCACGTACTCGGTGATCGCGTCGCCCGCCGGCGCCTACTTCTCCGAGGGCATCAAGCCGGTCGACATCTGGCTCTCCAGCGAGTACAGCCGGGCGGGCGCCGGTGGCACGGGCGCCGCGAAGTGCGGCGGCAACTACGCCGCCAGCCTGCTGCCCCAGCAGGAGGCCGCGACGCACGGCTGCGCGCAGGTCGCCTTCCTGGACTCGGTGGAGCACCGCTGGGTCGAGGAGCTCGGCGGCATGAACCTGTACTTCGTGCACGCCGACGGATCGATCGTCACGCCCGAGCTCAGTGGTTCGATCCTCGAGGGCATCACCCGCGACTCGATCCTGGCCATCGCCAAGGACCTGGGCCACGACGTCATCGAGCGCAAGGTCTCGATCGACGACTGGCGCGACGGCGTCGCCGACGGCACGATCACCGAGGTCTTCGCCTGCGGCACCGCCGCGGTGGTCACTCCGGTGGGCAAGCTCAAGTGGGACGGTGGCGAGGTCGTCAGCGCCGAGGGCGAGCCGGGCAAGGTCACGGCCGACATCCGCTCGGCACTGGTCGACATCCAGTACGGCCGCGCCGAGGACCGCCACGGCTGGATGACCCGCGCGGTCTGA
- a CDS encoding 3-isopropylmalate dehydrogenase, whose amino-acid sequence MTSTYSLAVVAGDGIGPEVTEQALKVLDVVAQGSGLTFDRTAYDLGARRWHATGETLPDSVLEEIRGHDAILLGAVGDPSVPSGVLERGLLLRLRFELDHYVNLRPSKLFPGVPTPLADPGDIDFVVVREGTEGPYVGNGGAIRVGTPHEVATEVSLNTAFGVERVVRDAFARAQARPRRKLTLVHKNNVLVHAGHLWSRTVDAVAAEFPDITVDYLHVDAATIFLATDPARFDVIVTDNLFGDILTDLAAAVTGGIGLAASGNVNPDRTAPSMFEPVHGSAPDIAGQSKADPTAAILSAGLLLDHLGHAAEAARITAAVEADIAARDGQPRSTQEVGEAIASRVAAEVSVA is encoded by the coding sequence ATGACCAGCACCTATTCCCTCGCGGTCGTCGCCGGCGACGGCATCGGCCCGGAAGTCACCGAGCAGGCCCTGAAGGTTCTCGACGTCGTCGCGCAGGGGTCCGGACTCACGTTCGACCGCACGGCCTACGACCTGGGCGCGCGCCGCTGGCACGCGACCGGCGAGACGCTGCCCGACAGCGTCCTCGAGGAGATCCGCGGGCACGACGCGATCCTGCTCGGCGCGGTCGGCGACCCGTCGGTCCCGTCCGGGGTGCTGGAGCGCGGACTGCTGCTGCGGCTGCGGTTCGAGCTCGACCACTACGTGAACCTGCGTCCCTCGAAGCTGTTCCCGGGCGTCCCCACGCCGCTGGCCGACCCGGGCGACATCGACTTCGTCGTCGTCCGTGAGGGCACCGAGGGACCGTACGTCGGCAACGGCGGCGCGATCCGCGTCGGCACGCCGCACGAGGTCGCCACCGAGGTCAGCCTCAACACGGCCTTCGGCGTCGAGCGTGTGGTCCGCGACGCGTTCGCCCGTGCGCAGGCGCGCCCGCGTCGCAAGCTGACGCTCGTGCACAAGAACAACGTGCTCGTCCACGCCGGCCACCTGTGGAGCCGCACGGTCGACGCCGTCGCGGCGGAGTTCCCCGACATCACGGTCGACTACCTGCACGTCGACGCCGCCACGATCTTCCTGGCGACCGACCCGGCGCGCTTCGACGTGATCGTCACGGACAACCTGTTCGGCGACATCCTCACCGACCTGGCCGCCGCCGTCACCGGTGGCATCGGCCTGGCCGCGAGCGGCAACGTCAACCCCGACCGCACCGCCCCGAGCATGTTCGAGCCGGTCCACGGCTCGGCGCCCGACATCGCCGGCCAGTCCAAGGCCGACCCGACCGCCGCGATCCTCTCGGCCGGCCTGCTGCTCGACCACCTCGGCCACGCCGCCGAGGCGGCGCGCATCACCGCCGCCGTCGAGGCCGACATCGCCGCGCGCGACGGTCAGCCGCGATCCACGCAGGAGGTGGGGGAGGCCATCGCGTCGCGCGTGGCCGCGGAGGTATCGGTCGCCTGA
- a CDS encoding O-methyltransferase: protein MSAPAEVPDLVARALDLSRRRGFITSTRSETGRLLATLAASRHGTLAELGTGCGVGSAWLSSGAPKGAHIVTAELDPGLAEDVQGIFHDASNVEVTCGDWTVLEQYAPFSLLFVDVRDVMASIDVMADLLEPGGIAVLDDFVPSAFWPPIVDGQVDTIREQWLTDERFAAVEMLIDPDASLIIATRR from the coding sequence ATGAGCGCTCCGGCTGAGGTCCCTGATCTGGTCGCCCGCGCCCTGGACCTGTCCCGGCGCCGCGGCTTCATCACCTCCACCCGCAGCGAGACGGGCCGACTGCTGGCGACCTTGGCCGCCTCGCGCCACGGCACCCTCGCCGAGCTCGGCACCGGTTGCGGCGTGGGCTCGGCCTGGCTGTCCAGCGGAGCCCCGAAGGGCGCCCACATCGTCACCGCCGAGCTCGATCCCGGCCTCGCCGAGGACGTGCAGGGCATCTTCCACGACGCCTCGAACGTCGAGGTCACGTGCGGCGACTGGACCGTGCTCGAGCAGTACGCGCCGTTCTCCCTATTGTTCGTGGACGTGCGCGACGTCATGGCCAGCATCGACGTGATGGCCGACCTCCTCGAGCCCGGCGGCATCGCCGTGCTCGACGACTTCGTCCCCTCGGCGTTCTGGCCGCCGATCGTCGACGGCCAGGTCGACACGATCCGCGAGCAGTGGCTCACCGACGAGCGCTTCGCCGCCGTCGAGATGCTGATCGACCCCGACGCCAGCCTCATCATCGCCACGCGCCGCTGA
- a CDS encoding aromatic ring-opening dioxygenase LigA, with translation MSEPTYAHTTSPRGVRTVGLLSIIAGIVLVVAGAATWWVVTDQLKAQNITVSEDAEWFGGKQVNGPVDAYSQAQVIDKHALEATGGKTYAELEQDDPLREVAMNASFLRASLFTSVVAYGVALFAAGMGLMWILMGWSLRRLAP, from the coding sequence ATGTCCGAACCGACCTACGCCCACACCACCAGTCCGCGAGGCGTCCGCACCGTCGGACTGCTGTCGATCATCGCCGGCATCGTCCTCGTCGTGGCCGGGGCCGCCACGTGGTGGGTCGTCACCGACCAGCTGAAGGCCCAGAACATCACCGTCTCCGAGGACGCCGAGTGGTTCGGCGGCAAGCAGGTGAACGGCCCCGTCGACGCCTACTCGCAGGCGCAGGTGATCGACAAGCACGCCCTCGAGGCGACGGGTGGCAAGACCTACGCCGAGCTGGAGCAGGACGACCCCCTGCGCGAGGTCGCGATGAACGCCTCGTTCCTGCGTGCCTCGCTGTTCACGTCGGTGGTCGCCTACGGCGTCGCGCTGTTCGCGGCCGGCATGGGTCTCATGTGGATCCTGATGGGCTGGTCGCTGCGTCGCCTCGCGCCCTGA
- the yczE gene encoding membrane protein YczE has protein sequence MTRRLVQLFVGLWLYGATMALLVRAGMGLDPWDVFHEGLTHQLPLTFGQVVILVGALVLLAWIPLRQRPGFGTIANVVVIGLAADATLAVLPEASGPVWGTAMLVAGVVGNGMAGAMYVGAGLGPGPRDGLWTGIVRRTGASVRRVRTMLELLVLATGFLLGGTVGIGTVLYAVAIGPIVQLFLPWFEVRRVAAAEPATT, from the coding sequence ATGACGCGCCGTCTCGTGCAGCTCTTCGTCGGGCTGTGGCTCTACGGCGCGACCATGGCCCTGCTGGTGCGGGCCGGCATGGGGCTCGACCCGTGGGACGTCTTCCACGAGGGTCTGACCCACCAGCTGCCGCTGACGTTCGGGCAGGTCGTCATCCTCGTCGGGGCACTCGTGCTGCTGGCCTGGATCCCGCTGCGCCAGCGTCCGGGCTTCGGCACGATCGCGAACGTCGTGGTGATCGGCCTGGCGGCCGACGCCACCCTGGCGGTCCTGCCCGAGGCCTCGGGTCCGGTGTGGGGCACGGCGATGCTGGTGGCCGGCGTCGTCGGCAACGGCATGGCGGGCGCCATGTATGTCGGAGCGGGCCTGGGCCCGGGCCCGCGCGACGGCCTGTGGACCGGCATCGTCCGACGCACCGGCGCGAGCGTGCGGCGCGTGCGCACGATGCTGGAGCTGCTCGTCCTCGCCACGGGCTTCCTGCTGGGCGGCACGGTGGGCATCGGCACGGTGCTCTACGCCGTGGCGATCGGCCCGATCGTGCAGCTCTTCCTGCCGTGGTTCGAGGTGCGCCGGGTCGCGGCCGCCGAGCCGGCCACGACCTGA
- the yczR gene encoding MocR-like transcription factor YczR, with amino-acid sequence MARATALSARRLASMLGDADPGAGPAYRRLATQIRGAVMDGRIPSGTTLPSERSLAEATGLSRTTTTRAYEVLRESRLVRTRQGSGTVVELPVGRAGSTSMLARPSRHDGIALTAAASEAPEGFAALIQRAMTSLPALLATDGYLPDGLPILRERLAARYTSHGLPTDPEQIVVTTGAQSALSLLVSVLVRPGERVLVEGCGYPHAFDLLGRAGARLLPLPTGNDPWPVDEVARLAPAAGLALFVADFHNPTGTLMPSAQRRELARILPAGGVTTIIDETLRDVSLGDAPLPEHYAAHDSSAIVVGSAAKSLWGGLRIGWIRAPRTLVPRLVHARMTRDLGTAALDQLVMATALEDGDLDLTARRAELRHRRDVLVQAVGTHLPDWSLTRPEGGLTAWATLPAPLSSALVAVAEEEGLTLTPGPRFYATSTAVGERRLRLPFALAPDQLEDAVARLARAWERVTEGHAGATRDPDAVDLIA; translated from the coding sequence ATGGCCCGTGCCACCGCCCTCTCCGCCCGCCGTCTCGCGTCGATGCTCGGCGACGCCGACCCCGGAGCCGGCCCCGCCTACCGCCGGCTCGCCACCCAGATCCGCGGCGCGGTGATGGACGGGCGCATCCCGTCGGGGACGACCCTGCCGAGCGAGCGCTCGCTGGCCGAGGCCACCGGGCTGAGCCGCACCACCACCACGCGCGCCTACGAGGTGCTGCGCGAGAGTCGCCTGGTGCGCACACGGCAGGGCTCCGGAACCGTGGTCGAGCTGCCCGTCGGCCGCGCCGGCTCGACGAGCATGCTGGCGCGACCCTCGCGGCACGACGGCATCGCGCTGACCGCCGCGGCATCCGAGGCGCCAGAGGGCTTCGCCGCCCTGATCCAGCGGGCGATGACCAGCCTGCCGGCACTGCTGGCGACCGACGGCTACCTGCCGGACGGCCTGCCGATCCTGCGCGAGCGTCTCGCCGCCCGGTACACGAGCCACGGTCTGCCCACCGACCCGGAGCAGATCGTCGTCACGACCGGCGCCCAGAGCGCACTGTCACTGCTCGTCTCGGTGCTCGTGCGGCCCGGCGAGCGGGTCCTCGTGGAGGGCTGCGGCTACCCCCATGCGTTCGACCTGCTGGGGCGCGCCGGCGCGCGGCTGCTGCCGCTGCCCACCGGCAACGACCCGTGGCCCGTCGACGAGGTGGCCCGGCTCGCGCCCGCCGCCGGCCTCGCCCTGTTCGTGGCCGACTTCCACAACCCCACCGGCACTCTGATGCCCTCGGCGCAGCGCCGCGAGCTGGCGCGCATCCTGCCGGCGGGCGGCGTCACCACGATCATCGACGAGACCCTGCGCGACGTGAGCCTGGGCGACGCTCCCCTGCCCGAGCACTACGCCGCTCACGACTCGTCCGCGATCGTCGTGGGCTCGGCGGCGAAGTCGCTCTGGGGCGGACTGCGCATCGGATGGATCCGCGCTCCCCGCACGCTGGTGCCCCGGCTCGTCCACGCCCGCATGACGCGAGACCTCGGCACGGCCGCGCTCGACCAGCTCGTCATGGCCACGGCGCTCGAGGACGGCGACCTCGACCTGACGGCGCGGCGAGCCGAGCTGCGGCACCGCCGCGACGTCCTCGTCCAGGCCGTCGGCACCCACCTGCCCGACTGGTCGCTGACGCGGCCCGAGGGCGGCCTGACCGCGTGGGCCACGCTGCCCGCTCCCCTGAGCTCGGCGCTCGTCGCGGTGGCCGAGGAGGAGGGCCTGACCCTCACGCCCGGGCCGCGGTTCTACGCGACCAGCACCGCGGTCGGCGAGCGACGACTGCGACTTCCCTTCGCGCTGGCGCCCGACCAGCTGGAGGACGCGGTGGCGCGCCTCGCCCGGGCGTGGGAGCGCGTCACCGAGGGCCACGCGGGCGCCACCCGCGATCCGGACGCGGTCGACCTCATCGCCTGA
- a CDS encoding APC family permease: MDLLRKKSVDDVIHQNDETPESQEHGSLKKNLSALDLIGFGIGIVIGTGIFTLTGLQAKENAGPGVTISFLIAGAVALLAALCYAELASAVPTAGSSYTYSYTTIGEIFAWIIAWDLILEFALGAAVVARGWSGYVAGVFDLPAKWFAEEGSVVNVGAIFIVFVLGWVALRGIRESAWVTNGLVVIKVLVCVFVIAVGAFYVNTGNLVPFIPESQPPSGDGGASSSLHAPLWQFLSGVEPATFGLTGIFVAAAVVFFAYSGFEAVANLGEETKRPERDMPLGLLGTLGICTALYVGVCIVLTGMVHYSDLSEGDAVADVFDQVGLEWAGILIGIAAVAGLTSVILVDLVAMPRIGFALARDGLLPEAFRRIHPTWGTPVLMTSLTVVAVALLAGLVPISVLAEMVSIGTLFAFVVVAIAVIVLRRTQPDMKRPFRTPWVPILPIATVASCVGLMASLKVDTWLRFLVWLALGFVVYFAYGYRHSRLNKSPEGDPA; the protein is encoded by the coding sequence ATGGATCTGCTGAGGAAGAAGAGCGTCGACGACGTCATCCACCAGAACGACGAGACGCCGGAGAGCCAGGAGCACGGCAGCCTCAAGAAGAACCTGTCGGCGCTGGACCTGATCGGCTTCGGGATCGGCATCGTCATCGGCACGGGCATCTTCACGCTGACCGGCCTGCAGGCGAAGGAGAACGCCGGACCCGGCGTGACGATCTCCTTCCTCATCGCCGGAGCGGTCGCCCTGCTGGCGGCCCTCTGCTACGCCGAGCTCGCCTCGGCCGTGCCGACGGCCGGCAGCTCGTACACCTACAGCTACACGACGATCGGCGAGATCTTCGCCTGGATCATCGCGTGGGACCTCATCCTCGAGTTCGCGCTCGGCGCGGCGGTGGTGGCGCGCGGCTGGTCGGGCTACGTCGCCGGCGTCTTCGACCTTCCGGCCAAGTGGTTCGCCGAGGAGGGGTCCGTCGTCAACGTCGGCGCGATCTTCATCGTGTTCGTGCTGGGCTGGGTCGCGCTGCGCGGCATCCGCGAGTCGGCGTGGGTCACGAACGGACTCGTCGTCATCAAGGTGCTCGTGTGCGTGTTCGTCATCGCGGTCGGCGCCTTCTACGTCAACACCGGCAACCTCGTGCCGTTCATCCCCGAGTCGCAGCCCCCGTCGGGCGACGGCGGCGCCTCGAGCAGCCTGCACGCCCCGCTGTGGCAGTTCCTCTCCGGCGTCGAGCCGGCCACGTTCGGCCTCACCGGCATCTTCGTCGCCGCCGCCGTCGTGTTCTTCGCCTACTCCGGCTTCGAGGCCGTGGCGAACCTCGGCGAGGAGACCAAGAGGCCCGAGCGCGACATGCCGCTCGGCCTCCTCGGCACCCTCGGCATCTGCACCGCGCTCTACGTGGGCGTGTGCATCGTCCTGACCGGCATGGTCCACTACTCCGATCTGTCCGAGGGCGACGCCGTCGCCGACGTCTTCGACCAGGTGGGTCTGGAGTGGGCGGGCATCCTCATCGGCATCGCCGCCGTCGCCGGTCTGACGTCGGTGATCCTCGTCGACCTCGTCGCGATGCCGCGCATCGGCTTCGCGCTGGCACGTGACGGCCTGCTGCCCGAGGCGTTCCGCCGCATCCACCCCACGTGGGGCACGCCCGTCCTGATGACCAGCCTCACCGTGGTGGCCGTGGCGCTGCTCGCGGGCCTGGTCCCGATCTCGGTGCTCGCCGAGATGGTCAGCATCGGCACGCTGTTCGCCTTCGTCGTCGTGGCGATCGCCGTGATCGTGCTGCGCCGCACGCAGCCCGACATGAAGCGCCCGTTCCGCACGCCGTGGGTGCCGATCCTGCCGATCGCCACCGTCGCCTCGTGCGTGGGCCTCATGGCCAGCCTCAAGGTGGACACGTGGCTGCGGTTCCTGGTCTGGCTCGCGCTCGGCTTCGTCGTGTACTTCGCCTACGGGTACCGCCACTCGCGGCTCAACAAGTCCCCCGAGGGTGATCCCGCGTGA
- a CDS encoding universal stress protein, protein MSVVVGFGSDTRSLAALDLAVEFARTTGEELVVTSVVQDSWDSLRDFAGVDDEWRRYVKEQTEEALAIARAHLGEEADVVTVSRTASSVPQALLDESRARNARLVVAGSASHGALGRIAFGSTNGRLAHSSAIPVALAPRGFHAHDGGIERLVVAVDPTASDAALNGPIASLALWLKVPVEIVTFAVRSGSRTAFAAFADQGVREAWAALVRRHQDQLADGIRALAPGVDVTTTQVTSAERWSLALDSFEWSPGDLLAVGSSRHGPVSRVFMGSTATRIVNHSPVPVILLPRPPRARAPRS, encoded by the coding sequence GTGAGCGTCGTCGTCGGGTTCGGCAGCGACACCCGCAGCCTCGCGGCGCTCGACCTCGCGGTCGAGTTCGCGCGCACCACGGGCGAGGAGCTGGTCGTCACGAGCGTGGTCCAGGACAGCTGGGACTCGCTGCGCGACTTCGCCGGCGTGGACGACGAGTGGCGCCGCTACGTCAAGGAGCAGACCGAGGAGGCGCTGGCCATCGCCCGGGCGCACCTGGGCGAGGAGGCCGACGTCGTCACCGTCTCGCGCACCGCCTCGTCGGTGCCGCAGGCGCTGCTGGACGAGAGCCGCGCCCGGAACGCCCGGCTCGTGGTGGCGGGCTCGGCGTCGCACGGCGCCCTGGGCCGCATCGCCTTCGGCAGCACGAACGGCCGGCTGGCGCACAGCTCGGCGATCCCGGTGGCGCTGGCACCGCGCGGCTTCCACGCCCACGACGGCGGCATCGAGCGACTCGTCGTGGCGGTGGACCCGACCGCGTCGGACGCGGCGCTGAACGGACCGATCGCCTCGCTCGCGCTCTGGCTCAAGGTGCCGGTCGAGATCGTGACGTTCGCCGTGCGCAGCGGCTCGCGCACCGCCTTCGCGGCCTTCGCCGACCAGGGCGTGCGCGAGGCGTGGGCGGCGCTCGTGCGCCGGCATCAGGACCAGCTGGCCGACGGCATCCGCGCGCTCGCGCCGGGCGTCGACGTCACCACGACCCAGGTCACCAGCGCCGAGCGCTGGTCGCTCGCGCTCGACTCGTTCGAGTGGAGCCCCGGAGACCTGCTCGCCGTCGGCTCCAGCCGTCACGGCCCCGTGTCGCGCGTCTTCATGGGGTCCACCGCGACCAGGATCGTCAACCACAGCCCCGTGCCGGTGATCCTGCTCCCCCGCCCTCCGCGCGCCCGCGCGCCCCGCTCCTGA
- the ilvC gene encoding ketol-acid reductoisomerase, with amino-acid sequence MAELFYDDDADLSLIQGKNVAVIGYGSQGHAHALNLRDSGVDVRIGLADGSKSKAKAEAEGLRVLPVAEAVEESDVIVILTPDQVQRHVYTESIAPNLTTGDTLVFGHGFNIRFGYIKPAEGVDVIMVAPKAPGHTVRREFVAGRGIPDIIAVEQDASGQAWDLALSYAKGIGGTRAGVIKTTFTEETETDLFGEQAVLCGGMSHLVQAGFEVLTEAGYQPEIAYFEVLHELKLIVDLMWEGGIAKQRWSISDTAEYGDYVSGPRVIDSGVKERMQQVLGDIQSGAFAERFIADQDNGGKEFLELREKEAGHPIEATGKALRSHFSWKQADDDYTEGSAAR; translated from the coding sequence GTGGCTGAACTGTTCTACGACGACGACGCCGACCTGTCCCTGATCCAGGGCAAGAACGTGGCCGTGATCGGCTACGGCAGCCAGGGCCACGCCCACGCGCTCAACCTGCGCGACTCGGGCGTCGACGTCCGCATCGGCCTGGCCGACGGCAGCAAGAGCAAGGCCAAGGCCGAGGCCGAGGGCCTGCGCGTCCTCCCGGTCGCCGAGGCGGTCGAGGAGTCCGACGTGATTGTCATCCTCACGCCCGACCAGGTGCAGCGTCACGTCTACACCGAGTCGATCGCGCCCAACCTGACCACCGGCGACACGCTGGTGTTCGGCCACGGCTTCAACATCCGCTTCGGCTACATCAAGCCGGCCGAGGGCGTCGACGTCATCATGGTCGCCCCGAAGGCCCCCGGCCACACCGTGCGTCGCGAGTTCGTCGCCGGCCGCGGCATCCCCGACATCATCGCGGTCGAGCAGGACGCCTCGGGCCAGGCCTGGGACCTCGCGCTCTCGTACGCGAAGGGCATCGGCGGCACGCGCGCCGGCGTCATCAAGACCACCTTCACCGAGGAGACCGAGACCGACCTCTTCGGCGAGCAGGCCGTGCTGTGCGGCGGCATGTCGCACCTGGTCCAGGCGGGCTTCGAGGTGCTGACCGAGGCCGGCTACCAGCCCGAGATCGCCTACTTCGAGGTGCTGCACGAGCTCAAGCTGATCGTCGACCTCATGTGGGAGGGCGGCATCGCCAAGCAGCGCTGGAGCATCTCCGACACCGCCGAGTACGGCGACTACGTGTCCGGCCCCCGCGTCATCGACTCGGGCGTCAAGGAGCGCATGCAGCAGGTCCTGGGCGACATCCAGTCCGGCGCGTTCGCCGAGCGCTTCATCGCCGACCAGGACAACGGAGGCAAGGAGTTCCTCGAGCTGCGCGAGAAGGAGGCCGGTCACCCGATCGAGGCCACCGGCAAGGCCCTGCGCTCGCACTTCTCGTGGAAGCAGGCCGACGACGACTACACCGAGGGCAGCGCGGCTCGCTGA
- the ilvN gene encoding acetolactate synthase small subunit, with amino-acid sequence MPQHTLSVLVENTPGVLARVSSLFMRRGFNIDSLAVGPTEIPEISRMTIVVNVEELPLEQVTKQLNKLVNVLKIVELDSGNAVERELMLIKVKTDQQTRGQVLETVQLFRAKVVDVAQDSVTIEATGDAGKLTAMLNVLEPFGIREIAQSGRVAIGRGSRSITDRTLRTVPGTAAG; translated from the coding sequence ATGCCCCAGCACACCCTGAGCGTCCTGGTCGAGAACACGCCCGGCGTCCTCGCGCGCGTCTCGAGCCTGTTCATGCGCCGCGGCTTCAACATCGACTCGCTCGCGGTCGGTCCCACCGAGATCCCCGAGATCTCGCGGATGACCATCGTCGTGAACGTCGAGGAGCTCCCGCTCGAACAGGTCACGAAGCAGCTCAACAAGCTCGTCAACGTGCTCAAGATCGTCGAGCTCGACTCGGGCAACGCGGTCGAGCGCGAACTGATGCTGATCAAGGTCAAGACCGACCAGCAGACCCGCGGCCAGGTCCTCGAGACCGTCCAGCTGTTCCGGGCCAAGGTCGTCGACGTCGCGCAGGACTCGGTCACGATCGAGGCCACCGGCGACGCCGGCAAGCTCACGGCCATGCTCAACGTGCTCGAGCCCTTCGGCATCCGCGAGATCGCGCAGTCCGGACGCGTCGCGATCGGCCGCGGCTCGCGGTCGATCACCGACCGCACGCTGCGCACCGTGCCCGGCACCGCCGCCGGCTGA